Part of the Streptomyces sp. HSG2 genome, TCAAGGGCGGCGTCCTCGATGGCAAGGCGTTGTCCGCGGACGACATCAAGAAGCTCGCGGACCTCGAGTCCCGCGAGGTTCTGCTCTCCAAGCTGGCCGGCGCGATGAAGGGGAAGCAGTCCCAGGCTGCCTCCGTCTTCCAGGCGCTGCCGTCGAAGCTCGTCCGCACCGTGGACGCGCTGCGCGCCAAGCAGGACGAGCAGGGCGGTGCCGAGTAACTCGGCTCGCGCATTGATCCGGGTCGTCTGAGGCGACCGGGTCGCAGCGGGCCACCGTACGCCCGCCAGTCATGTACATCCGGCACCAGCCGAAAGAATGGAAGGATCGCCCATCATGGCGAAGCTCAGCCAGGAAGACCTGCTCGCGCAGTTCGAGGGCATGACCCTCATCGAGCTCTCCGAGTTCGTGAAGGCCTTCGAGGAGAAGTTCGACGTCACCGCCGCCGCCGCCGCGCCGGTCATGATGGCGGGCGGCCCGGGTGCCCCGGCCGCCGAGGCCGTCGAGGAGAAGGACGAGTTCGACGTCGTCCTCACCGGTGCCGGTGACAAGAAGATCCAGGTCATCAAGGTCGTGCGTGAGCTGACCTCGCTCGGCCTGAAGGAGGCCAAGGACCTGGTGGACGGCACCCCGAAGGCCGTTGTGGAGAAGGTCAACAAGGAGGCCGCGGACAAGGCCAAGGAGGCCCTTGAGGCCGCCGGTGCCTCGGTCGAGGTCAAGTAACACCCTCGGGGGTCCGCCGACCTCCCGACCGCGTGCGGCCGACGAGCCTCTCCGGCTCGACACGATGGCCGAAACAATCCCCCTGGGGTTGTAACGCGAACGCGCCGAAGAGCGATCATCCAACCGGGTGGTCGCTCTTCGGCGCTTCGGCGCCTCGGCCACGCCTGCCGCGTGGTCGTACCGGTGACGGGTATGGTGATCTTCCTCGTGGCTCGGTGCGTGCGGGTCCCTGGACGAGGGCCCTTGACGAACCGCACGCGGCGCGCGATTCTCAGGACGCGTCGTCACGACGATCCGGATCCGAGGCATGGATCGTCGACAAAGAGGGCAGTATCAACGTGCGTTGAGAGCGGGCATGCCGAAGGCGTTGAGAACAACAGAGGTCTCCGAGACCGAGGTGCGGTCCGGCACTGGACAGCAGTGTGGCAAGTGGCTACACTGACCCTTTGCGCTGCCTGTTAGCTGCTCCCTGCCCGTCACCAGGGGCATGCCCTCGCTCCAGCATCGAAGACCGGACCGGTCCTGACCTGGCCTTTCGCCGAGGTCGGTGAGGTCCGTCCCCGATACGGCGAGGGGCCGGTACGCGCGTAGTGAGTCCGAGCCCTCGGAAGGACCCCCTCTTGGCCGCCTCGCGCACTGCCTCGACCGCGAATACGAACAACGGCGCCAGCACCGCCCCGCTGCGCATCTCCTTTGCAAAGATCAAGGAGCCCCTCGAGGTTCCGAACCTTCTCGCGCTGCAAACCGAGAGCTTCGACTGGCTTCTCGGGAACGAGGCGTGGAAGGCTCGCGTCGAGGAGGCCCTGGGCAACGGTCAGGACGTCCCCACCAAGTCCGGACTGGAGGAGATCTTCGAGGAGATCTCCCCGATCGAGGACTTCAGCGGGTCGATGTCGCTGACCTTCCGCGACCACCGCTTCGAGCCGCCGAAGAACTCGATCGACGAGTGCAAGGAACGCGACTTCACCTACGCCGCGCCGCTCTTCGTCACGGCCGAGTTCACCAACAACGAGACGGGCGAGATCAAGTCCCAGACCGTCTTCATGGGGGACTTCCCCCTGATGACGAACAAGGGCACCTTCGTCATCAACGGCACCGAACGCGTCGTCGTCTCCCAGCTCGTCCGTTCGCCGGGCGTGTACTTCGACTCCAGCATCGACAAGACGTCCGACAAGGACATCTTCTCCGCCAAGATCATCCCGTCCCGGGGCGCCTGGCTGGAGATGGAGATCGACAAGCGCGACATGGTCGGTGTCCGCGTCGACCGCAAGCGCAAGCAGTCCGTCACCGTCCTGCTCAAGGCGCTCGGTTGGACCACCGAGCAGATCCTGGAGGAGTTCGGCGAGTACGAGTCGATGCGCGCCACCCTGGAGAAGGACCACACCCAGGGGCAGGACGACGCTCTGCTCGACATCTACCGCAAGCTGCGCCCGGGCGAGCCGCCCACCCGCGAGGCCGCGCAGACGCTGCTGGAGAACCTCTACTTCAACCCCAAGCGCTACGACCTGGCCAAGGTCGGCCGCTACAAGGTCAACAAGAAGCTGGGCACGGAGACCGGCCTGGACGCCGGCGTCCTGACCGTCGACGACATCATCGCGACGATCAAGTACCTGGTGAAGCTGCACGCGGGCGAGACCGAGACCACCGGCGCGGCCGACCGTCCGATCATCGTCGAGACCGACGACATCGACCACTTCGGCAACCGCCGTATCCGCAGCGTGGGCGAGCTGATCCAGAACCAGGTCCGTACCGGCCTGGCCCGGATGGAGCGGGTCGTCCGCGAGCGGATGACCACCCAGGACGTCGAGGCGATCACGCCGCAGACGCTGATCAACATCCGGCCGGTCGTCGCCTCCATCAAGGAGTTCTTCGGCACCAGCCAGCTGTCGCAGTTCATGGACCAGAACAACCCGCTGTCGGGGCTGACGCACAAGCGGCGTCTCAACGCCCTCGGACCGGGTGGTCTCTCCCGTGAGCGGGCCGGCTTCGAGGTCCGTGACGTGCACCCCTCGCACTACGGCCGGATGTGCCCGATCGAGACGCCCGAAGGCCCGAACATCGGTCTGATCGGCTCGCTCGCCACCTACGGTCGGGTCAACGCGTTCGGCTTCGTGGAGACGCCCTACCGCAAGGTCATCGACGGCCAGGTGACCGACCAGGTCAACTACCTCACCGCGGACGAGGAGGACCGCTTCGTCATCGCGCAGGCCAACGCGCCGCTGACGGAGGACTTCCGGTTCGCCGAGCCGCGGGTCCTGGTCCGCCGCCGCGGCGGCGAGGTCGACTACGTCGGCGGTCAGGACGTGGACTACATGGACGTCTCGCCGCGCCAGATGGTGTCGGTCGCGACGGCCATGATCCCCTTCCTGGAGCACGACGACGCCAACCGCGCCCTCATGGGCGCGAACATGATGCGTCAGGCGGTCCCGCTGATCCAGGCGGAGTCCCCGCTCGTCGGCACCGGCATGGAGTACCGCTCCGCCGCCGACGCCGGTGACGTGGTCAAGGCCGAGAAGGCGGGTGTGGTCCAGGAGGTCTCCGCGGACTACATCACCACCTCCAACGACGACGGCACCTACATCACGTACCGGCTGGCCAAGTTCGCCCGATCCAACCAGGGCACCTCGGTCAACCAGAAGGTCATCGTCGCCGAGGGCGACCGGATCGTCGAGGGCCAGGTGCTCGCCGACGGACCGGCCACCCAGCAGGGTGAGATGGCGCTGGGCAAGAACCTGCTCGTCGCCTTCATGCCGTGGGAGGGCCACAACTACGAGGACGCGATCATCCTGTCGCAGCGCCTCGTCCAGGACGACGTCCTCTCCTCGATCCACATCGAGGAGCACGAGGTCGACGCCCGTGACACCAAGCTCGGTCCCGAGGAGATCACCCGGGACATCCCGAACGTCTCCGAGGAGGTCCTCGCCGACCTCGACGAGCGCGGCATCATCCGGATCGGCGCCGAGGTCATCGCAGGGGACATCCTGGTCGGCAAGGTCACGCCCAAGGGCGAGACCGAGCTGACCCCCGAGGAGCGGCTGCTCCGGGCCATCTTCGGCGAGAAGGCCCGCGAGGTCCGCGACACGTCGCTGAAGGTCCCGCACGGCGAGACCGGCAAGGTCATCGGCGTTCGGGTCTTCGATCGCGAGGAGGGCGACGAGCTGCCCCCGGGCGTGAACCAGTTGGTCCGCGTCTACGTCGCCCAGAAGCGCAAGATCACCGACGGTGACAAGCTCGCCGGCCGGCACGGCAACAAGGGCGTCATCTCCAAGATCCTGCCGATCGAGGACATGCCGTTCCTGGAGGACGGCACCCCGGTCGACATCATCCTCAACCCCCTGGGCGTCCCGTCCCGGATGAATCCGGGGCAGGTCCTGGAGATCCACCTGGGCTGGCTCGCCAGCCAGGGATGGGACGTCTCCGGTCTCGCCGACGAGTGGGCCGAGCGCCTCCAGGCGATCAGTGCCGACCAGGTCGAGCCCCGCACCAACGTGGCGACACCGGTCTTCGACGGCGCCCGTGAGGACGAGCTGGCAGGCCTGCTGGAGCACACCATCCCCAACCGCGACGGCGACCGCATGGTGCTGCCGTCCGGCAAGGCCCGGCTGTTCGACGGCCGTTCCGGCGAGCCGTTCCCGGACCCGATCTCGGTCGGGTACATGTACATCCTGAAGCTGCACCACCTGGTCGACGACAAGCTGCACGCGCGCTCGACCGGTCCGTACTCGATGATCACCCAGCAGCCGCTGGGCGGTAAGGCCCAGTTCGGTGGCCAGCGGTTCGGCGAGATGGAGGTGTGGGCGCTGGAGGCCTACGGTGCCGCCTACGCCCTCCAGGAGCTGCTGACCATCAAGTCCGACGACGTCACCGGCCGCGTGAAGGTCTACGAGGCCATCGTCAAGGGCGAGAACATCCCCGAGCCCGGCATCCCCGAGTCCTTCAAGGTGCTCATCAAGGAGATGCAGTCGCTCTGCCTGAACGTGGAGGTGCTGTCCAGCGACGGCATGTCCATCGAGATGCGTGACACCGACGAGGATGTCTTCCGCGCCGCGGAGGAGCTCGGCATCGACCTGTCCCGGCGCGAGCCGAGCAGCGTCGAAGAGGTCTGACGGGAGTCCGGGGAACCGTCACCGCGGTTCCCCGGCCCCAGGACCCCCGTTTCAGACCCCAAGACTCACGACCCTGAGAGGGATTGACGCATAGTGCTCGAC contains:
- the rplL gene encoding 50S ribosomal protein L7/L12, producing the protein MAKLSQEDLLAQFEGMTLIELSEFVKAFEEKFDVTAAAAAPVMMAGGPGAPAAEAVEEKDEFDVVLTGAGDKKIQVIKVVRELTSLGLKEAKDLVDGTPKAVVEKVNKEAADKAKEALEAAGASVEVK
- the rpoB gene encoding DNA-directed RNA polymerase subunit beta, translated to MAASRTASTANTNNGASTAPLRISFAKIKEPLEVPNLLALQTESFDWLLGNEAWKARVEEALGNGQDVPTKSGLEEIFEEISPIEDFSGSMSLTFRDHRFEPPKNSIDECKERDFTYAAPLFVTAEFTNNETGEIKSQTVFMGDFPLMTNKGTFVINGTERVVVSQLVRSPGVYFDSSIDKTSDKDIFSAKIIPSRGAWLEMEIDKRDMVGVRVDRKRKQSVTVLLKALGWTTEQILEEFGEYESMRATLEKDHTQGQDDALLDIYRKLRPGEPPTREAAQTLLENLYFNPKRYDLAKVGRYKVNKKLGTETGLDAGVLTVDDIIATIKYLVKLHAGETETTGAADRPIIVETDDIDHFGNRRIRSVGELIQNQVRTGLARMERVVRERMTTQDVEAITPQTLINIRPVVASIKEFFGTSQLSQFMDQNNPLSGLTHKRRLNALGPGGLSRERAGFEVRDVHPSHYGRMCPIETPEGPNIGLIGSLATYGRVNAFGFVETPYRKVIDGQVTDQVNYLTADEEDRFVIAQANAPLTEDFRFAEPRVLVRRRGGEVDYVGGQDVDYMDVSPRQMVSVATAMIPFLEHDDANRALMGANMMRQAVPLIQAESPLVGTGMEYRSAADAGDVVKAEKAGVVQEVSADYITTSNDDGTYITYRLAKFARSNQGTSVNQKVIVAEGDRIVEGQVLADGPATQQGEMALGKNLLVAFMPWEGHNYEDAIILSQRLVQDDVLSSIHIEEHEVDARDTKLGPEEITRDIPNVSEEVLADLDERGIIRIGAEVIAGDILVGKVTPKGETELTPEERLLRAIFGEKAREVRDTSLKVPHGETGKVIGVRVFDREEGDELPPGVNQLVRVYVAQKRKITDGDKLAGRHGNKGVISKILPIEDMPFLEDGTPVDIILNPLGVPSRMNPGQVLEIHLGWLASQGWDVSGLADEWAERLQAISADQVEPRTNVATPVFDGAREDELAGLLEHTIPNRDGDRMVLPSGKARLFDGRSGEPFPDPISVGYMYILKLHHLVDDKLHARSTGPYSMITQQPLGGKAQFGGQRFGEMEVWALEAYGAAYALQELLTIKSDDVTGRVKVYEAIVKGENIPEPGIPESFKVLIKEMQSLCLNVEVLSSDGMSIEMRDTDEDVFRAAEELGIDLSRREPSSVEEV